One segment of Campylobacter hominis ATCC BAA-381 DNA contains the following:
- a CDS encoding STT3 domain-containing protein encodes MQDLKNSKFKIDFQRFKFIKFITHFELLSKLSWMIIIAFLFSFSVRLYWVVWANDYPELFWNDDIMINTNDGYAFAEGARDRLAGFHQPNDLSYINFPLSIITAWLVKILPFSFERIILYMSAFFSSLIVIPILLISSEFRCIRAGFIGSLIACVTNSYYNRTMVGYYDTDMLNIVLAMFILWVLIRSTIKNDKFCFIYIGFFVTFYNWWYPSSFSLNSAMLGAFLIYTIVFQRKRVFNFQVMILMLAALISIPLYLKILLLIAITFAFWKKSDFFADTKHLTITGGAVLLLFILNGGLSPILFQLKFYIFRGFADHADILSNADKIVYKFYNVNQTIQESGFVSPEIFMQRISSNVIVFMLSLAGFVLLCFKHKEFLLSLPVLLLGFMAIKAGLRFTIYSVGVMGLGFGYLAYYLIKILQLPKYMQRILLLIITILALYPSIIHIKMYLSASVFYRSEVEILDKYKNIADREDYTLSWWDYGYPIRYYSDTKTLIDGGKHLGNDNFPVSFALFKDQTSAANMARIDVEFTERNFYEKFDDKYKQILLEYNYKPEQMNEFLLSLRSKNLPLPRKTRDVYFYLPDRMLNIFSTVTKFSNLDIMDGKEFPDRTYIVSDNYKVSNSGVEIGNGIRINPDFMSLNFEGQKLPINTLYVTNYDEKGKLKVATNTIDSSSPLFIIVMKDYGRILILDETMLKSTYIQLYVLENYDRDLYEPVILSPVAKIYRLKK; translated from the coding sequence ATGCAGGATCTTAAAAATTCAAAATTTAAAATTGATTTTCAAAGATTTAAATTTATAAAATTTATAACTCATTTCGAGCTTTTGAGCAAGCTTAGCTGGATGATCATAATAGCCTTTTTGTTTAGTTTTTCAGTTAGACTTTATTGGGTGGTTTGGGCGAACGATTATCCGGAGCTTTTTTGGAATGATGATATTATGATAAATACAAATGACGGTTATGCCTTTGCTGAGGGTGCAAGAGACCGCTTGGCAGGTTTTCATCAACCAAACGATCTTAGTTATATAAATTTTCCGCTTTCCATAATAACGGCTTGGCTGGTTAAAATTTTGCCGTTCAGTTTTGAACGTATTATTTTATATATGAGCGCATTTTTCAGTTCTTTGATTGTAATTCCGATACTTCTTATTTCATCCGAGTTTCGCTGCATTAGAGCGGGTTTTATCGGTTCTTTAATAGCTTGCGTGACAAACAGTTACTATAACCGCACAATGGTCGGATATTATGATACCGATATGTTAAACATCGTTTTAGCGATGTTTATTTTGTGGGTACTTATTAGAAGCACTATAAAAAATGATAAGTTTTGTTTTATCTATATCGGTTTTTTTGTTACTTTTTACAATTGGTGGTATCCATCAAGCTTTTCGCTAAATTCGGCTATGCTTGGCGCTTTTTTGATTTATACGATTGTTTTTCAAAGAAAGCGTGTTTTTAATTTTCAAGTAATGATTTTAATGCTTGCGGCGCTAATTTCGATTCCGCTTTATCTTAAAATTTTACTTTTGATTGCTATTACTTTTGCGTTTTGGAAAAAATCAGATTTTTTTGCAGATACAAAGCATTTAACAATAACGGGTGGAGCAGTTTTGCTTCTTTTTATATTAAACGGCGGACTTTCGCCTATTTTGTTTCAACTTAAATTTTATATTTTTCGCGGTTTTGCTGATCACGCCGATATTTTAAGCAATGCCGATAAAATTGTTTATAAATTTTATAATGTTAATCAAACTATACAGGAATCAGGTTTTGTAAGTCCTGAAATTTTTATGCAAAGAATAAGCTCAAATGTAATTGTTTTTATGCTTTCATTGGCCGGTTTTGTGCTTTTGTGTTTTAAGCACAAAGAATTTTTGCTTTCTTTGCCTGTTTTGCTTCTTGGCTTTATGGCGATAAAAGCGGGACTTAGATTTACAATTTATTCTGTTGGCGTTATGGGGCTTGGTTTCGGATATTTAGCATATTATTTAATCAAAATTTTGCAGCTTCCAAAGTATATGCAACGAATTTTGCTTTTAATTATTACGATTCTCGCGCTTTATCCGTCGATAATTCATATTAAAATGTATCTTTCCGCAAGCGTTTTTTATAGAAGCGAAGTTGAAATTTTAGATAAATATAAAAATATCGCGGATCGTGAAGATTACACGCTTTCATGGTGGGATTACGGCTATCCGATTCGTTATTACAGTGATACAAAAACATTAATTGACGGTGGAAAACACCTTGGAAACGATAATTTTCCTGTCAGTTTCGCTCTTTTTAAAGATCAGACAAGCGCTGCAAATATGGCGCGCATAGATGTAGAGTTTACGGAGAGAAATTTTTATGAAAAATTTGACGATAAATACAAACAAATTTTACTGGAATATAACTATAAACCCGAACAAATGAATGAATTTTTGCTCTCTTTACGCTCAAAAAATTTGCCGCTTCCAAGAAAAACGCGCGATGTTTATTTTTATTTGCCCGATCGTATGCTAAATATTTTTTCGACCGTTACAAAGTTTTCAAATCTTGACATAATGGACGGAAAAGAATTTCCTGATAGAACTTATATAGTAAGCGATAATTATAAAGTCAGCAATTCAGGTGTTGAAATAGGCAACGGAATTCGCATAAATCCTGATTTTATGAGTTTAAATTTTGAAGGTCAAAAACTTCCGATAAATACGCTATATGTAACTAATTATGACGAAAAAGGAAAACTGAAAGTGGCGACTAATACAATAGACAGCTCATCGCCGCTATTTATAATCGTTATGAAAGATTACGGCAGGATTTTAATACTTGATGAAACAATGCTGAAATCGACATATATTCAACTTTATGTACTTGAAAATTATGACAGAGATCTTTATGAACCTGTGATTTTATCACCGGTGGCTAAAATTTACAGATTAAAAAAGTAA
- the pglJ gene encoding N-acetylgalactosamine-N,N'-diacetylbacillosaminyl-diphospho-undecaprenol 4-alpha-N-acetylgalactosaminyltransferase has translation MKKLAVFIYSMAGGGAEKVVSNQLDALCRKYEVHLVLMNDRIYYDLPKGVTVHFIEHSAPFENGIKKLLKLPFLAIRYKKLCKKLGIDIHFVCMERPCFISVLARMFGMSGTLILNEGATPSVIYSKKCLKSSISKFLIKWLYPKSDFIFPNSLGNLADLRDNFNIAPQKMQVLYNAINLDEISVKSTEKISQEKPFFLSIGRLDNGKNHELLIRAYANLKNNDKDLLILGEGVLREHLQNVINELGLQERVKLLGFEKNPYKYLSKCYAFVFVSLFEGFSNALIEALACGKMIISSDHKSGARELLGDDEWGVLVPVGDQKATQNAMQKALNDENYVKFYEKKAKIRALFFDKNKICETLIEKIGEIDAGS, from the coding sequence ATGAAAAAATTAGCAGTTTTTATATATTCTATGGCGGGCGGCGGAGCTGAAAAAGTTGTCAGCAATCAGCTTGATGCGCTTTGTAGAAAATATGAAGTACATTTGGTTTTAATGAACGACAGAATTTATTATGATTTGCCAAAAGGCGTGACAGTGCATTTTATAGAGCATTCGGCACCTTTTGAAAATGGTATTAAAAAGCTTTTAAAATTACCTTTTTTAGCTATTCGTTATAAAAAACTCTGTAAAAAATTAGGCATTGACATTCATTTTGTATGTATGGAACGGCCGTGTTTTATAAGTGTTCTTGCCAGGATGTTTGGAATGAGCGGCACTTTGATTTTAAATGAAGGTGCGACGCCTTCGGTTATTTATTCAAAAAAATGTTTAAAATCAAGCATCAGTAAGTTTCTTATAAAATGGCTTTATCCGAAGTCGGATTTTATTTTTCCAAACTCACTTGGAAATTTAGCCGATTTAAGAGATAATTTTAACATCGCACCGCAAAAAATGCAGGTTTTATATAATGCTATTAATTTAGACGAAATCAGTGTAAAATCAACCGAAAAAATTTCACAGGAAAAGCCGTTTTTCCTAAGTATAGGCAGACTTGATAATGGAAAAAATCATGAACTTTTAATAAGAGCTTATGCAAATTTAAAAAACAATGATAAAGATTTGCTTATTTTAGGTGAGGGCGTTTTAAGGGAACATCTGCAAAATGTAATTAACGAGCTCGGATTACAAGAACGCGTAAAATTGCTCGGTTTTGAAAAAAATCCTTATAAATATCTGAGCAAATGTTATGCATTTGTTTTTGTCAGTCTTTTTGAGGGTTTTTCAAATGCTTTGATTGAAGCTTTGGCGTGCGGAAAAATGATAATAAGCAGCGATCACAAAAGCGGCGCAAGAGAGCTTTTGGGAGATGATGAATGGGGAGTTCTGGTTCCTGTCGGAGATCAAAAAGCTACACAAAATGCAATGCAAAAAGCGCTTAATGATGAAAATTATGTAAAATTTTATGAAAAAAAGGCTAAAATAAGAGCTTTGTTTTTTGACAAGAATAAAATTTGCGAAACTTTGATAGAAAAAATTGGAGAAATTGATGCAGGATCTTAA
- a CDS encoding glycosyltransferase translates to MKILFVIAALKNGGAERVLQVLVNHFCAKFEVCVAVLQDDEKLYKFDERVKFLYLNVYKSNLKFAKYRILRQTFKEQNPDLIISFIDWTNVACVIANFGLNYKLICTEHNSHEFLKSGIFTFVRNFCYKRADFLSVLTHSDLKYYKKFVKNAEVVYNPFFGEISNENFKKENSVISVGRLEKVKGYEIYFEALSLMDKTLLKQYKIYVAGDGSERENLQNSAKNLGLNVIFLGHQKNIAEFYKKSKIFVISSFSEGLSNVLIESAFYKCARISSATVGAKELIKDRKNGLLFKIGDAKELAKKLEILMKDENLQKKLIENADESLVNFMPGKILKQWEKIIETVVNK, encoded by the coding sequence TTGAAAATTCTTTTTGTTATAGCGGCACTTAAAAATGGCGGAGCTGAGCGAGTTTTACAGGTTTTGGTAAATCATTTTTGCGCTAAATTCGAAGTTTGCGTCGCTGTTTTGCAAGATGATGAAAAACTTTATAAATTTGACGAGCGTGTAAAATTTTTGTATTTAAATGTCTATAAAAGCAATCTTAAATTTGCAAAATATCGCATTTTAAGACAAACTTTCAAAGAGCAAAATCCTGATTTAATTATAAGTTTTATTGATTGGACAAATGTCGCTTGCGTAATTGCAAATTTCGGACTTAATTATAAGCTTATCTGCACCGAGCACAACAGTCACGAGTTTTTAAAAAGTGGAATTTTTACTTTTGTGCGAAATTTCTGTTATAAAAGAGCCGATTTTCTGAGCGTTTTAACACACAGTGATCTGAAATATTATAAAAAATTCGTAAAAAACGCGGAAGTAGTTTATAATCCTTTTTTCGGTGAAATTTCAAACGAAAATTTTAAAAAAGAAAACTCCGTTATCAGCGTCGGAAGACTTGAAAAAGTAAAAGGTTATGAAATCTATTTTGAAGCGCTTTCATTGATGGATAAAACGTTGCTTAAACAATATAAAATTTATGTTGCAGGTGATGGAAGTGAGCGCGAAAATTTGCAAAATTCAGCCAAAAATTTAGGTTTAAATGTCATTTTTCTTGGTCATCAAAAAAACATAGCCGAATTTTATAAAAAATCTAAAATTTTTGTCATAAGTTCTTTTAGCGAAGGACTTTCAAATGTTTTAATCGAAAGCGCGTTTTATAAATGCGCCAGAATATCAAGTGCTACAGTTGGCGCAAAAGAGCTTATAAAAGATAGAAAAAACGGGCTTTTATTTAAAATCGGTGACGCAAAAGAGCTTGCAAAAAAACTTGAAATTTTAATGAAAGATGAAAATTTACAAAAAAAACTGATAGAAAATGCAGATGAAAGTTTGGTAAATTTTATGCCGGGTAAAATTTTAAAGCAATGGGAAAAAATCATAGAAACGGTAGTAAATAAATGA
- a CDS encoding glycosyltransferase family 2 protein codes for MKPLISVIVPVFNVAEFLDDCIKSLLNQSYENFEILLIDDGSGDKSLEICQNFAKKEPKIRVFSKQNGGQGSARNLGLDNAKGEFICFVDSDDILASGFLDKTFEILKQNNVKMAMCAYAPFVDASEISNIESVKSEVKILNDKEIFKEIFLANPAFGTAVWRNLYHKSIFEKLRFPQNQIYEDVAIAFEIFNNAEKAAFCNETLYFYRLRAGSTTNSFSKRHLQAEISVKNFCEKVVKKYPDLKKMANFAICDSMTSISIMILKDGAKEFYPKITEFLPFLRENFMNILKQKNYSKIKKIEMILLSISPKMLNLALKFYKRMRN; via the coding sequence GTGAAACCGCTAATTAGCGTGATTGTGCCGGTTTTTAATGTAGCGGAGTTTTTAGATGACTGCATTAAAAGTCTGCTAAATCAAAGTTATGAGAATTTTGAAATTTTACTGATTGATGATGGAAGCGGTGATAAAAGTCTTGAAATTTGTCAAAATTTTGCAAAAAAAGAGCCTAAAATTCGCGTGTTTTCCAAACAAAACGGCGGGCAGGGAAGTGCCAGAAATTTAGGTCTTGATAATGCAAAAGGTGAATTTATATGTTTTGTAGACAGTGATGATATTTTAGCAAGCGGGTTTTTAGATAAAACTTTTGAAATTTTAAAGCAAAATAACGTAAAAATGGCGATGTGCGCTTATGCGCCGTTTGTTGATGCGAGTGAAATTTCAAATATCGAAAGTGTAAAAAGCGAAGTTAAAATTTTAAACGATAAAGAGATTTTTAAAGAAATTTTTCTTGCAAATCCTGCTTTTGGAACGGCTGTTTGGCGAAATCTTTATCATAAAAGCATATTTGAAAAATTACGTTTTCCGCAAAATCAAATATATGAAGATGTCGCAATTGCATTTGAAATTTTTAATAATGCTGAAAAAGCGGCTTTTTGCAATGAAACTTTATATTTTTACCGTCTTAGAGCCGGTTCTACTACAAATTCATTCAGCAAACGTCATTTACAGGCTGAAATTTCAGTTAAAAATTTTTGTGAAAAAGTGGTAAAAAAATATCCGGATTTAAAAAAAATGGCAAATTTCGCTATTTGCGACAGTATGACAAGCATCAGTATAATGATTTTAAAAGACGGTGCGAAAGAATTTTATCCTAAGATTACGGAATTTTTACCGTTTTTAAGAGAGAATTTTATGAACATTTTAAAACAAAAAAACTATTCTAAAATTAAAAAAATAGAGATGATTTTATTAAGCATTAGTCCGAAAATGCTGAATTTGGCGCTGAAATTTTATAAAAGGATGAGAAATTGA
- a CDS encoding glycosyltransferase: MKICFVISGLSQGGAERVLSVLANYLSVRHEITILKFDENKPFYEILPDIEIISTHSGVGNKGFFGNLTKRFDKFLSIRKFLKTYKFDVVISFLDAINVLTLLANSGLKNKIIISEHTNHTFLKSLVWRALKRITYPSAAGLSMLSKFDYDFYTFVKKRAILQNPMFETSYKDNFKKENLILAAGRLINFKGFDIFLKAVSKISPEILKSWKIIIAGDGEERKNLENLARELNVNVCFAGFVKNIDELYAKAKIVVVTSRAEGFCNILMESIFFNCARISTNCVAGPSDLINDGVDGFLCAVDDENEIAKKLEILIKDENLRDKFVLAANRRRENFSVRNIGEKWIKFIKECISETAN, translated from the coding sequence ATGAAAATCTGTTTTGTTATTTCAGGACTTTCGCAGGGCGGGGCTGAACGCGTTTTAAGCGTTTTGGCAAATTATTTAAGCGTCCGGCATGAAATTACTATTTTAAAATTTGATGAAAATAAGCCTTTTTATGAAATTTTACCGGATATAGAAATTATCAGCACGCATTCAGGCGTCGGTAATAAGGGCTTTTTTGGCAATTTAACAAAAAGGTTTGATAAATTTTTATCTATTAGAAAATTTCTTAAAACGTATAAATTTGACGTTGTAATCAGCTTTTTGGATGCGATAAATGTGCTTACACTTTTGGCAAATTCAGGTTTAAAAAACAAAATAATAATTAGCGAACACACAAATCATACATTTTTAAAAAGCCTTGTTTGGCGAGCTTTAAAACGCATTACATATCCAAGCGCAGCCGGACTTTCAATGCTTAGTAAATTCGACTATGATTTTTATACATTTGTAAAAAAACGTGCTATTTTGCAAAATCCGATGTTTGAGACATCTTACAAAGATAATTTTAAAAAAGAGAATTTGATTTTAGCTGCAGGACGGCTAATAAATTTTAAGGGTTTTGACATTTTTTTAAAAGCTGTTTCTAAAATTTCGCCTGAAATTTTGAAAAGTTGGAAAATCATTATCGCAGGCGACGGCGAAGAAAGAAAAAATTTGGAAAATTTAGCGCGGGAACTTAACGTAAATGTGTGTTTTGCGGGTTTTGTAAAAAACATTGACGAGCTTTATGCAAAAGCAAAAATCGTAGTAGTAACAAGTCGCGCTGAGGGATTTTGTAATATTTTAATGGAGAGCATTTTTTTTAATTGCGCCAGAATTTCCACAAATTGCGTCGCAGGTCCAAGCGATCTTATAAATGACGGCGTTGACGGATTTTTATGTGCTGTGGATGATGAAAATGAAATCGCAAAAAAGCTTGAAATTTTAATAAAAGATGAAAATTTAAGAGACAAATTTGTCTTGGCTGCAAATAGAAGACGCGAAAATTTCAGCGTGCGGAATATCGGCGAAAAATGGATAAAATTTATTAAGGAGTGTATAAGTGAAACCGCTAATTAG
- a CDS encoding glycosyltransferase family 2 protein yields the protein MKNLVSIIVPVFNTEKYLKRCVESLLNQDYKNIEILLIDDGSSDKSGEICEEYSKNFSFIKTFHKTNGGASSARNIGLSQIKGEFFCFVDSDDFVDSDYVGAMIKTAREKSCDIVCTPRIKSSKTGVFERDFVIMDFIYDLACHYNFYSCLKLFKTSLLGKIKFDTRIKVGEDFDFTSQMLLKARKIGLLSKPTYHYFYSDTSIMRSNFSEKFDSQRISYENFIKRCKKDYPQFLNDAYYYAVLVLFGLYYRSRGVRGFEKLNENYVKEISKFAPFIYKNPLVKLKFKAVVFAFSNFFWLIKRLKK from the coding sequence ATGAAAAATTTAGTAAGTATTATTGTGCCGGTTTTCAATACGGAAAAATATCTTAAGCGCTGCGTGGAAAGTTTGTTAAATCAGGATTATAAAAATATTGAAATTTTACTTATTGATGATGGAAGCAGTGATAAAAGCGGTGAGATTTGCGAAGAATATTCCAAAAATTTCAGCTTCATTAAAACTTTTCATAAAACAAACGGTGGCGCAAGCAGCGCACGGAACATCGGGCTTTCACAAATTAAAGGCGAGTTTTTTTGTTTTGTTGATAGTGACGATTTTGTAGATAGCGATTATGTCGGCGCGATGATAAAAACGGCACGTGAAAAATCTTGCGATATAGTTTGTACGCCACGTATAAAAAGCTCTAAAACAGGAGTTTTTGAGCGTGATTTTGTGATTATGGATTTTATATATGATTTAGCTTGTCATTACAATTTTTATTCATGTTTGAAGCTTTTTAAAACTTCTTTGCTTGGTAAAATCAAATTTGACACGCGAATAAAAGTAGGCGAAGATTTCGATTTTACTTCGCAAATGCTTTTAAAAGCGCGTAAAATAGGACTTTTAAGCAAGCCTACTTATCACTATTTTTATAGTGATACTTCAATTATGCGTTCGAATTTCAGTGAAAAATTTGACTCGCAACGCATAAGTTATGAAAATTTTATAAAACGCTGCAAAAAAGATTATCCGCAATTTTTAAATGATGCTTATTATTACGCTGTGCTTGTGCTTTTCGGGCTTTATTACAGATCAAGAGGAGTCCGCGGTTTTGAAAAATTAAATGAAAATTATGTAAAAGAAATTTCAAAATTTGCACCTTTTATTTATAAGAATCCGCTTGTAAAGTTGAAATTTAAAGCCGTTGTTTTTGCATTTTCGAACTTTTTTTGGCTTATAAAAAGGCTTAAAAAATGA
- a CDS encoding polysaccharide pyruvyl transferase family protein produces MKIAIFTLPLINNYGGILQAFALFKTLQSLGHDVILLNFKPKNLSKFSILYFKFLIAKTFIARHKGAKFENIKQDEGAKKFILENFTLSPEIRTKEELYRYVKTTDFDAIAVGSDQVLRPEFLGEFKDDFSLHFVNEKVIKILYAGSFGGAEFQGENAKFHALNFAKFKAVSVREKNAVEIFERNFERKPLWVLDPTLLANSKIYDFSNKNAQKNYIFAYILDPDESKKAFLQIAAKEKNVKIIELNDLSLVRPSPQEWISLIKNAAFVVTDSFHGCVFSVIFHKNFYTFTNEKRGNDRIVSLLEMLNLTSRFIDEDIEMSDISWEKVDKILKIKQEISLNFLKESLK; encoded by the coding sequence ATGAAAATAGCGATATTCACGCTACCTTTGATAAATAATTACGGTGGAATTTTACAAGCTTTTGCACTTTTTAAAACTTTGCAAAGTTTAGGGCACGACGTGATTTTGTTAAATTTCAAGCCTAAAAATTTGAGTAAATTTTCTATTTTATATTTTAAATTTTTGATTGCAAAAACGTTTATAGCCCGCCATAAAGGCGCAAAATTTGAAAATATAAAACAAGATGAAGGTGCAAAAAAATTCATACTTGAAAATTTCACTTTAAGTCCTGAAATTCGCACGAAAGAAGAGCTTTACAGATATGTCAAAACGACTGATTTTGACGCGATTGCAGTTGGTAGCGATCAGGTTTTAAGACCTGAGTTTTTAGGTGAGTTTAAGGATGATTTTTCGCTTCATTTTGTGAATGAAAAAGTTATAAAAATTTTATATGCGGGATCTTTCGGCGGTGCCGAATTTCAAGGCGAAAACGCTAAATTTCATGCTTTAAATTTCGCTAAGTTTAAAGCTGTTTCCGTGCGTGAAAAAAATGCTGTTGAAATTTTTGAGAGAAATTTTGAAAGAAAACCGCTTTGGGTGCTAGATCCTACGCTTTTGGCAAATTCTAAAATTTATGATTTTTCTAATAAAAACGCACAAAAAAACTACATTTTTGCCTATATTTTGGATCCTGATGAAAGTAAAAAAGCGTTTTTGCAAATAGCGGCAAAAGAAAAAAATGTAAAAATCATAGAATTAAATGATTTAAGCTTAGTTCGCCCAAGTCCACAAGAATGGATTAGTTTAATCAAAAATGCGGCTTTTGTGGTAACTGACAGTTTTCATGGCTGTGTATTCAGCGTGATTTTTCACAAAAATTTTTATACTTTTACAAATGAAAAGCGCGGAAATGATAGAATTGTTTCGCTTTTGGAAATGTTAAATTTAACTTCTCGCTTTATAGATGAAGATATAGAAATGAGTGATATTTCGTGGGAAAAAGTTGATAAAATTTTAAAAATCAAGCAAGAAATTTCGCTTAATTTTTTGAAAGAAAGTTTGAAATGA
- a CDS encoding Coenzyme F420 hydrogenase/dehydrogenase, beta subunit C-terminal domain, translated as MKNVINMVVQKDRCIGCSVCAGICPTDALEMKFNESGNLQPVLVGKCLEKCDICIKNCPFNEIISTEQGLGNFVKTYEFSLKNDEKRLKSASGGAGNYILTEILKRKLADKIISVRQGEKYLFEFGVFDDLKSLEMARSSAYYPVDFSKMVRYILSHDETYAITALPCLARSLRLLQKNNFKFRKRVKFIISLVCGGTKSANFAQKCADIAFVRKNIELKKVNFREKISGKNALNFAFKFTSKNSETALFDRFKNIDFWNLRAFTPLACNNCNDTFATHADITLMDAWLDKNIDDFRGTSLIILRNETLFEIFENCKENLAEISPENVLKAQLGVVKNKELFFSKKGNFIERKILKIKLEIQKYSAENYDCEDFIRIRLKKLNFWVKLDAKIKTAKYLIKKILGIKQ; from the coding sequence ATGAAAAATGTAATTAACATGGTTGTTCAAAAAGATCGCTGTATAGGTTGTTCTGTGTGCGCAGGAATTTGTCCTACGGACGCTTTAGAGATGAAATTTAATGAAAGTGGAAATTTACAGCCCGTTTTGGTTGGAAAATGCCTTGAAAAATGCGATATTTGTATAAAAAATTGCCCCTTCAATGAAATTATTTCTACCGAACAGGGACTTGGAAATTTTGTAAAAACTTACGAGTTCAGTTTAAAAAACGATGAAAAGCGTTTAAAAAGTGCAAGTGGCGGAGCCGGAAATTATATATTAACCGAGATTTTAAAAAGAAAATTGGCAGACAAAATAATAAGTGTGCGTCAAGGAGAAAAATATCTTTTTGAATTTGGCGTTTTTGATGATTTAAAATCGCTTGAAATGGCTCGAAGTTCGGCTTATTATCCGGTTGATTTCAGTAAAATGGTGCGTTATATTTTATCACACGATGAAACTTACGCTATCACGGCGCTTCCTTGTTTAGCGCGCTCTTTAAGACTTCTTCAAAAAAATAATTTTAAGTTTAGAAAAAGAGTTAAGTTTATAATTTCTTTGGTTTGCGGCGGCACAAAGTCTGCAAATTTTGCCCAAAAATGCGCTGATATAGCTTTTGTGCGCAAAAATATTGAACTTAAAAAAGTAAATTTCAGAGAAAAAATAAGTGGCAAAAATGCGCTTAATTTTGCTTTTAAATTTACATCAAAAAACAGTGAAACTGCACTGTTTGACAGATTTAAAAATATTGATTTTTGGAATTTAAGAGCTTTTACGCCGCTTGCCTGCAATAACTGCAACGATACATTTGCCACGCACGCGGATATTACTTTAATGGATGCGTGGCTTGATAAGAATATAGACGATTTTAGGGGCACCAGTCTTATTATTTTAAGAAATGAAACTTTGTTTGAAATTTTTGAAAACTGCAAAGAAAATTTGGCTGAAATTTCGCCTGAGAATGTCTTAAAAGCACAGCTTGGCGTTGTTAAAAATAAAGAGCTGTTTTTTAGTAAAAAAGGAAATTTTATAGAGCGTAAAATTTTAAAAATAAAACTTGAAATTCAAAAATACAGCGCCGAAAATTACGATTGCGAAGATTTTATCCGAATACGCCTGAAAAAGCTGAATTTTTGGGTAAAATTGGACGCGAAAATCAAAACCGCAAAGTATCTGATTAAAAAAATTTTAGGAATAAAACAATGA